The following DNA comes from bacterium.
GCAAGACCCGGCGCCGCGACGCGCGACGAGGCCGAAGACAGGGATCAAGTCTGCGCAATGCCGCTTCGCGCGGGACGATTGGGCCGCTTGTTGGTGAAGGCCGAAGGCCTGAACCAATTGCCACGGTGTCCGCATCAGGTGCTAGGGCCCTCTGTCCGACGGCGGCCGTGAGGCCGCCTGGTTAGGGCCCTGCATGTCTTGGAGAGGGCTTTCTTTAGCGCGGCGCTTGGGATCCCAGCTTTCGCTGGGGTGACAGGGGCGTTCGCTGGGCGATGGGAGGGAATCATGGCCAAGAAGGTGGCGGGAGTGCTGGCCGGCTGCGGCTTCCTGGACGGCGCCGAGATCCAGGAGGCGGTGCTCACCCTGCTGGCCCTGGAGCGGCGGGGCCTGGCCATGGCCTGGTTCGCGCCGGACCAGGTCCAGGCCCATGTGGTGGACCACCGGGCCGGGCAACCGGTGGCGGGGGAGAGCCGCAACGTGCTGACGGAGAGCGCCCGCATCGTGCGGGGCGCCATCCAGCCCCTGGACCGGCTGGATCCGGCCGCCTTCGATGCGCTGGTGCTGCCCGGCGGCTTCGGCGCAGCCAAGAACCTGTGCAGTTTCGCCTTCGATGGGGCGGGCATGGCCGTGCTGCCGGAGCTGGAGCGCATCGTGCGGGCCTTCCATCAGGCGCGCAAGCCGCAAGGCTTCATCTGCATCGCGCCGGTGATCGCCGCCCGGGTGCTGGGGGCGGAGGGGGCGCGGCCGCGGGTCACCATCGGCCAGGACGCCGCCACGGCGGAGGCGATCCGCTCCTGGGGCGCCGAGCACGTGGACTGCGCCCCGGACGGGATCTGCCTGGATGAGCGCAACCGGCTGGTCAGCACCC
Coding sequences within:
- the elbB gene encoding isoprenoid biosynthesis glyoxalase ElbB encodes the protein MAKKVAGVLAGCGFLDGAEIQEAVLTLLALERRGLAMAWFAPDQVQAHVVDHRAGQPVAGESRNVLTESARIVRGAIQPLDRLDPAAFDALVLPGGFGAAKNLCSFAFDGAGMAVLPELERIVRAFHQARKPQGFICIAPVIAARVLGAEGARPRVTIGQDAATAEAIRSWGAEHVDCAPDGICLDERNRLVSTPAWNAADSIVQVAAGIDFLVERLTTLD